One genomic window of Vulgatibacter sp. includes the following:
- a CDS encoding peroxiredoxin family protein, with protein sequence MTLAPDAPFPSLFLPRVGGGTVHLGGPAPTLVLVFRVDCAASGHAAQAVGRIAEKLQPKGLVVVGVAQDDPGDAAAFAAEHGLGTVELCTDASSYMASDALEVGRTPTVLLVDRQRVVASLEGWARREYNGLAARAAELVGAEAPTASPRSDGLPDIAPATVARNAG encoded by the coding sequence ATGACGCTCGCACCCGACGCCCCCTTTCCCTCGCTCTTCCTCCCCCGGGTCGGCGGCGGCACCGTCCACCTCGGCGGACCGGCGCCCACCCTCGTCCTGGTCTTCCGCGTCGATTGCGCCGCTTCGGGCCACGCGGCGCAGGCGGTGGGCCGGATCGCGGAGAAGCTCCAGCCCAAGGGGCTGGTGGTGGTGGGCGTGGCGCAGGACGATCCCGGCGACGCCGCAGCCTTCGCCGCCGAGCACGGCCTCGGCACCGTCGAGCTCTGCACCGACGCCTCGTCCTACATGGCCTCCGACGCCCTCGAGGTCGGCCGCACCCCCACCGTCCTCCTCGTCGATCGGCAGCGGGTGGTGGCCTCGCTGGAGGGCTGGGCCCGGCGTGAATACAACGGCCTCGCCGCCAGGGCGGCGGAGCTGGTCGGTGCCGAGGCGCCTACCGCGAGCCCGCGCTCCGACGGCCTGCCCGACATCGCGCCGGCGACCGTGGCGCGCAACGCCGGGTAG